A single window of Thalassoroseus pseudoceratinae DNA harbors:
- a CDS encoding sodium:solute symporter, with translation MNGGGYFTWIDWLVLVSYFVLTMGIGAFFYRKTRSTEGFTAANRSLPGWVCGLSILATYLSSISYLALPGKSFADNWNPFVFSLSIPLVAIVAVRYFLPYYRNSGEVSAYALLERRFGLWARIYASIFYLLTQVARIGVVMYLMALPMQVIFGWDIYTILIITGISVTLYSFIGGILAVIWTDAIQALILMLGAIVCLLVMLSKTPGGVGHVIEVAQAHDKFSLGSFAPTLTQSTFWVVLIYGIVINLQNFGVDQSYVQRYIASRDDREARRSLWLGGLLYVPVSMLFFFIGTTLFVFYQADQPGSTKQGKDLWEVNQLVIAQKEAQGRTVDSASSEQIELSTIGDRVFPHFIASHLPPGMTGLLVAAVFAAAMSTVSTSLNSSATLIMTDYYHRLIKPDASEKSSMLVLYIATIVWGILGTGLALVLVRLSESALDIWWTLSGIFGGGITGLFLLGFLSRRANNVAAITGVLTGVVAILWLSLPKVLDYLLDLPANSSLHQAAKSFQTQNEHWISSFHAFLVPVFGTLAILMVGMIVSSFCRRPDVSL, from the coding sequence ATGAACGGAGGGGGCTACTTTACTTGGATCGACTGGCTAGTTCTGGTCAGCTACTTTGTGCTGACCATGGGAATCGGGGCGTTTTTCTATCGAAAAACACGCTCAACCGAGGGGTTCACCGCTGCCAACCGATCGCTACCCGGTTGGGTGTGTGGACTTTCAATTCTAGCGACGTATCTCAGTAGTATCAGCTATCTCGCGCTCCCAGGGAAATCGTTCGCGGACAATTGGAATCCGTTTGTTTTCTCACTTTCGATTCCCCTCGTTGCAATCGTAGCGGTTCGCTACTTCTTGCCCTACTACCGGAATAGTGGTGAGGTCTCCGCCTATGCGTTGCTCGAACGTCGATTCGGGTTGTGGGCGAGAATTTACGCGAGCATCTTCTACCTACTCACCCAAGTGGCCCGCATTGGTGTGGTGATGTATTTGATGGCTTTGCCAATGCAAGTCATCTTTGGTTGGGACATCTATACGATCCTGATCATCACAGGGATCTCCGTCACACTATACTCATTCATCGGCGGAATCCTCGCGGTCATTTGGACGGATGCGATCCAAGCATTGATTCTCATGCTCGGCGCAATCGTCTGCTTGCTAGTGATGCTCAGCAAGACACCTGGTGGCGTCGGTCATGTCATCGAAGTCGCCCAGGCTCACGACAAGTTTTCACTCGGAAGCTTCGCCCCCACTCTGACACAATCGACGTTTTGGGTGGTGCTAATCTATGGCATCGTCATCAATCTTCAGAATTTCGGCGTCGATCAAAGCTATGTTCAGCGTTACATCGCTTCACGAGACGACCGAGAAGCCAGAAGAAGCCTATGGCTCGGCGGATTGCTGTATGTTCCTGTGAGTATGCTGTTCTTTTTCATCGGAACGACGCTGTTCGTTTTCTATCAAGCGGATCAACCCGGCTCGACCAAACAAGGGAAAGATCTTTGGGAAGTCAATCAGCTCGTGATTGCACAGAAAGAGGCTCAAGGACGTACAGTCGATTCCGCATCAAGTGAGCAGATCGAACTATCAACGATTGGCGACCGTGTCTTCCCGCACTTCATTGCCTCGCACTTGCCACCGGGAATGACAGGACTACTAGTCGCCGCCGTGTTCGCGGCCGCAATGAGTACCGTCTCCACAAGTCTCAACTCGTCGGCCACATTGATCATGACGGACTACTACCACCGATTGATCAAACCGGATGCGAGCGAAAAGTCATCGATGCTAGTACTCTACATAGCTACTATTGTCTGGGGAATTTTAGGGACGGGTCTTGCCTTAGTGCTCGTGCGACTTTCCGAGAGTGCTTTAGACATCTGGTGGACACTATCGGGAATCTTCGGCGGCGGAATCACCGGCTTGTTTCTGCTGGGTTTCTTAAGCCGCCGAGCAAATAACGTCGCCGCAATTACGGGAGTATTGACGGGAGTTGTGGCGATTCTCTGGCTGTCCTTGCCCAAAGTGTTGGACTATCTACTTGATTTACCAGCAAACTCGTCACTCCACCAAGCTGCAAAGTCTTTCCAAACGCAAAACGAGCATTGGATCAGTTCGTTTCATGCATTCTTGGTCCCTGTATTCGGCACACTAGCGATTCTAATGGTGGGAATGATCGTTAGCAGTTTTTGCCGTCGGCCAGATGTAAGTCTCTGA
- the tyrS gene encoding tyrosine--tRNA ligase — protein sequence MTTAFPPVDEQLAIIRRGIEKIVPEEELAQKLTASRESGQPLRVKYGIDPTAAHVHLGHTVPLRKMRQFQELGHQAVIIIGNATAMVGDPSGRDEARSKRLSAEEVEENAQFYLSQVGKVVDLDKAEVHRNGDWFGEMGLADILMLCGKVTIAQLLTRDDFSKRMANEAAIYLHECLYPLMQAWDSVKIKADIELGGTEQLYSFMLARDLQKDASLPQQIGVMSPILVGTDGERRMGKSLGNYIGISESAYEMMKKFMQLPDAVMPMYFELLTDLPLDEVNTLVAGHPKDAKVALAKAVIEDYHSADDANAAADRWQAEIGGGGLPADIPVKVLSLKELQDGQMPPLDLFVALELCKSKGEARRLVQQGGAKLTADKTPIKSIEEPITIEDGLLVWAGKKKFCQVKLVD from the coding sequence ATGACCACCGCATTTCCGCCCGTCGATGAACAACTTGCCATCATCCGCCGAGGCATCGAAAAAATCGTTCCCGAGGAAGAACTCGCTCAGAAGCTTACGGCTAGCCGCGAAAGTGGCCAACCGTTACGAGTGAAGTACGGCATCGACCCGACTGCGGCTCATGTGCATCTCGGTCACACAGTGCCATTGCGGAAGATGCGACAGTTCCAAGAACTCGGCCATCAAGCGGTGATCATCATCGGCAACGCGACTGCCATGGTCGGCGACCCAAGCGGTCGTGACGAAGCCCGCAGCAAACGGCTCTCGGCGGAGGAAGTCGAAGAGAATGCCCAGTTTTACCTGAGTCAAGTCGGGAAGGTCGTCGATTTGGACAAAGCCGAAGTGCATCGCAATGGCGATTGGTTCGGCGAGATGGGTCTGGCGGATATCCTCATGCTTTGCGGGAAAGTCACCATCGCCCAACTGCTGACACGCGACGACTTCTCCAAACGAATGGCGAACGAAGCGGCGATTTATCTTCACGAATGTCTCTACCCGCTGATGCAAGCGTGGGATTCGGTGAAGATCAAAGCCGACATCGAACTCGGCGGCACCGAACAACTTTACAGTTTCATGCTCGCCCGTGATCTGCAGAAAGACGCCAGTCTGCCCCAACAGATCGGCGTGATGAGCCCCATCCTCGTCGGCACCGACGGCGAACGGCGAATGGGCAAAAGCCTAGGGAATTACATCGGCATCAGCGAGTCGGCATATGAAATGATGAAGAAGTTCATGCAGTTGCCCGATGCGGTGATGCCCATGTACTTCGAATTGCTGACCGACTTGCCATTGGACGAAGTGAACACGTTGGTTGCTGGCCATCCCAAAGACGCGAAGGTTGCGCTGGCGAAAGCAGTCATCGAAGACTACCACTCAGCAGACGACGCCAACGCCGCGGCGGACCGCTGGCAAGCCGAGATCGGTGGAGGCGGACTCCCGGCGGACATTCCCGTCAAAGTCCTCTCGCTGAAGGAACTTCAAGATGGCCAAATGCCGCCGCTAGATCTCTTCGTCGCGCTGGAGTTGTGCAAATCGAAAGGCGAAGCGCGACGCCTTGTCCAACAAGGCGGAGCCAAACTTACGGCGGACAAAACGCCCATCAAATCGATCGAAGAACCGATCACCATCGAAGACGGTTTGCTTGTTTGGGCCGGCAAAAAGAAGTTCTGTCAGGTCAAACTTGTCGATTAG
- a CDS encoding MoaD/ThiS family protein — MIQLEIPAALSRLTDEQEAISVEADTVGQALNELWKRFPKLQSRVLDSQGAVFPYLLLFHNGQKLSRSEFDTQALDEGDTLEIVALAEGG, encoded by the coding sequence ATGATACAGCTCGAAATTCCAGCGGCACTGAGCCGCCTCACCGACGAGCAGGAAGCGATTTCCGTCGAGGCGGACACCGTCGGCCAAGCTCTGAATGAGTTGTGGAAGCGGTTTCCCAAACTACAATCTCGGGTATTGGATTCCCAAGGGGCGGTGTTTCCGTACTTGCTACTGTTCCACAATGGTCAGAAACTCTCGCGGTCGGAATTCGACACTCAAGCTCTCGACGAGGGTGATACCCTGGAAATTGTGGCTCTCGCTGAAGGCGGTTAA
- a CDS encoding ThuA domain-containing protein, which yields MRKLALTFALCLAVCSSGVAADKLELLIVDGQNNHQWQKTTPILKAFLEQTGRFRVDVATSPPKKSQPDAWKTFRPQFAKYDVVLSNYNGEPWPEEVQKNLEQYVAGGGGLVIVHAANNAFPGWPEWNKMIGLGWRNAKYGPRVTVNDDGDTVRTEAGEGPGAGHGPQHEFSIVIRDRGHAVMDGIPAEWMHFKDELYHGQRGPAQNMHILATAYSDPAKRGTGAHEPMVWWIPYGEGRVFTNVMGHADYSMHCVGFQTVTARGAEWVATGEVTLPVPKNFPSAGKTSTQEP from the coding sequence ATGCGAAAACTTGCGCTAACTTTCGCCCTTTGCTTGGCGGTTTGCTCCTCCGGAGTTGCCGCGGACAAATTGGAATTGCTGATCGTCGATGGACAGAACAACCATCAATGGCAAAAAACGACGCCTATCTTGAAGGCGTTTTTGGAGCAAACAGGGCGGTTTCGCGTCGATGTGGCCACATCACCACCGAAAAAATCCCAGCCGGATGCGTGGAAGACGTTCCGCCCGCAATTCGCGAAATACGATGTCGTCCTCAGTAATTACAACGGCGAGCCTTGGCCGGAAGAGGTGCAAAAGAACCTGGAACAATATGTGGCTGGCGGTGGCGGGTTGGTCATCGTGCATGCCGCGAATAATGCGTTTCCCGGTTGGCCTGAGTGGAACAAAATGATTGGCCTCGGCTGGCGGAATGCGAAGTACGGCCCGAGAGTGACTGTTAACGACGATGGCGATACCGTTCGTACGGAAGCTGGAGAAGGCCCAGGAGCCGGACACGGCCCTCAACATGAGTTTTCCATCGTGATTCGCGATCGTGGTCACGCGGTGATGGACGGCATTCCGGCGGAATGGATGCATTTCAAAGACGAACTCTACCACGGGCAACGTGGACCCGCTCAGAATATGCACATCCTCGCCACGGCGTATTCCGACCCGGCGAAACGCGGCACCGGAGCCCACGAACCGATGGTTTGGTGGATTCCTTACGGCGAAGGCCGCGTCTTCACGAATGTCATGGGGCACGCCGACTACTCGATGCACTGCGTCGGTTTTCAAACGGTCACCGCCCGTGGAGCGGAATGGGTCGCCACCGGTGAAGTGACCTTGCCCGTGCCGAAGAACTTTCCTTCCGCAGGAAAAACCAGCACCCAAGAACCGTAG
- a CDS encoding YegJ family protein, giving the protein MSVLTRLLIVWIGIGFTLASTGCEETNIESGDTIERDGQPDVVYVEKGDPEMEQARDEARSTVDQFVSALESPKPSQSNFSVKVPVEEDGLVEHMWLTPVQFENGRFAGILNNEPVQITKVSVGDRVEAAADEISDWMYVDDGFLVGGYSRRLMRSRLTEEERKQLDQHMPYKIR; this is encoded by the coding sequence ATGAGCGTCCTAACTCGCCTTTTGATCGTATGGATCGGAATCGGCTTCACTCTTGCATCGACGGGATGCGAAGAGACGAATATCGAATCCGGCGACACTATTGAGCGTGATGGTCAGCCGGACGTGGTCTATGTCGAGAAGGGCGACCCGGAAATGGAACAGGCGCGTGACGAAGCCCGATCGACGGTCGATCAGTTCGTCAGCGCGCTTGAGTCCCCGAAGCCGTCGCAGTCAAATTTCTCCGTCAAGGTGCCGGTCGAAGAAGACGGATTAGTCGAGCACATGTGGCTAACTCCCGTTCAATTTGAGAACGGTCGATTCGCGGGAATCCTCAACAACGAACCGGTCCAAATCACGAAAGTGAGTGTTGGAGACCGCGTTGAGGCGGCCGCGGACGAGATCTCGGATTGGATGTATGTTGACGATGGATTCTTAGTGGGCGGGTACTCGAGAAGACTGATGCGAAGTCGGTTGACGGAAGAGGAACGGAAACAACTCGACCAGCATATGCCCTATAAGATTCGATGA
- a CDS encoding 3-keto-disaccharide hydrolase → MTYPFLRSSVLFVLALSAGCGNSSQETRQSDSVNEQPTKTVEPLTDEQITEGWVKLFDGESLFGWQANDADADDAVKWEVKDGVIVGSEGGKSLLFTHVPFGDFELQFQYKLETGGNSGVFLRSERNPKDPAVDCYELNFCDTHDEFKTASLVGRVQPSEPVSGDGEWQSVEVRCHGNQITASWNGKQVLSFEDESQNSRASGFIGLQKNAGKIEFKNVSLKPLDLEPLVTGDTLDGWREVPGSQSEFKLQDGMIHVTNGRGYLETEKTWGDFVLQGEVMTHGDALNSGIFFRAMPGTEKDPANGYEYQVQNAYEDDDRTKPADFGTGGIYRRVKARKVVSNDKEWTYLTLVAVGPNIATWVNGEPVVAWTDDRKPDENPRRGLRTEPGHISLQGHDPTTNLDFRNLRIADIAKPEGE, encoded by the coding sequence ATGACTTACCCATTCCTGCGAAGTTCTGTGCTGTTTGTTCTTGCGTTGTCTGCGGGATGCGGAAACTCATCCCAAGAGACTCGACAATCAGATTCCGTTAATGAACAGCCAACGAAAACTGTTGAACCATTGACTGATGAGCAAATCACGGAAGGCTGGGTGAAGTTGTTTGATGGGGAGTCGCTGTTTGGGTGGCAAGCCAATGATGCGGACGCCGATGATGCCGTCAAGTGGGAAGTGAAGGATGGTGTCATTGTCGGAAGCGAGGGTGGCAAAAGTTTGTTATTCACTCATGTGCCGTTCGGCGACTTTGAATTGCAGTTTCAGTACAAACTCGAAACCGGCGGAAACAGCGGTGTGTTCCTGAGGAGTGAACGCAACCCGAAGGACCCGGCTGTCGACTGCTATGAACTCAACTTCTGCGATACCCACGATGAGTTTAAAACCGCGAGTCTCGTGGGGCGTGTCCAGCCTTCAGAACCTGTGTCCGGCGATGGTGAGTGGCAGTCCGTCGAAGTCCGCTGTCATGGAAATCAAATTACCGCAAGTTGGAATGGCAAGCAGGTTTTGAGTTTCGAGGATGAAAGCCAGAATTCCCGAGCCAGCGGCTTCATCGGTCTCCAGAAGAACGCAGGAAAAATTGAGTTCAAAAATGTTTCCCTCAAACCCCTAGACCTTGAACCCCTTGTCACTGGAGATACTCTTGACGGTTGGCGGGAAGTGCCTGGATCGCAGAGTGAGTTCAAACTGCAAGACGGCATGATTCACGTCACTAATGGGCGGGGGTATTTAGAGACGGAAAAGACATGGGGTGACTTTGTCCTGCAAGGGGAGGTCATGACTCATGGCGACGCCCTCAACAGTGGGATCTTCTTTCGAGCCATGCCGGGCACCGAAAAAGACCCAGCCAACGGCTATGAATACCAGGTTCAAAATGCGTACGAAGATGACGATCGCACGAAGCCTGCTGACTTCGGCACCGGTGGTATTTATCGGCGTGTGAAGGCTCGTAAGGTTGTCTCGAATGACAAAGAGTGGACTTATCTGACTCTAGTTGCCGTAGGGCCGAACATTGCCACTTGGGTGAACGGTGAACCTGTCGTCGCCTGGACTGACGACCGCAAACCCGATGAGAACCCCCGTCGCGGGCTCCGAACCGAGCCAGGCCATATCAGTCTTCAGGGACACGACCCAACGACAAATCTTGATTTCCGTAATCTTCGGATTGCAGACATCGCGAAGCCGGAAGGCGAATAG
- the cobA gene encoding uroporphyrinogen-III C-methyltransferase, which produces MTNPGTVYLVGAGSGDPGLISLRGVECLRQADVVLYDGLVNPLILRHTRASAERTSRAMGPDGRRIDQAEINQRLIDAAKAGHTVVRLKGGDPFIFGRGSEEAAALAAEGIPFEVVPGVTAAVAAGEYAGISLTHRNLASAVAFITGHEDPTKSESSLDYNQLAAFRGTLVFYMGLHRLPKIAAALIEAGKDPATPACVISRATTPLQRTVTAPLQDLPETVAAAMLQAPSLIIVGECVSQREQIAWFERKPLFGKSIGITRPIGQTKEQISQCLALGARPVLLPTIEITSPENWQTVDDTIARIDKFDWLIFTSTNGVQSYLDRLWQLGYDSRRLANVKIAAIGPSTAGSLEAYHLRADVVPEEYRAEALAESLKPLAAGQRVLWAGANRGREVLIDELTAIGATVEKLVVYHNHDATTFPEAEQALLEAGGIDWIGLSSPSIARNLRDILGKTAEQHLGNRIRLAAISPVTASAAAEVGLPVATVATEYTWQGIFNAIQAFEESSPSEPD; this is translated from the coding sequence ATGACGAACCCTGGTACTGTCTATCTCGTTGGAGCCGGTTCCGGTGATCCAGGTTTGATCTCGTTGCGAGGGGTCGAGTGTCTGCGGCAGGCGGATGTTGTCTTGTACGATGGCTTGGTGAATCCGCTGATTCTTCGGCACACACGAGCATCCGCCGAACGAACAAGTCGAGCGATGGGCCCGGATGGGCGGCGGATCGATCAAGCCGAGATTAATCAGCGACTGATCGACGCCGCGAAAGCGGGTCATACGGTTGTGCGACTCAAAGGCGGCGATCCGTTTATCTTTGGTCGCGGCAGCGAAGAAGCTGCGGCACTTGCGGCGGAGGGCATTCCGTTTGAAGTCGTACCAGGAGTGACCGCTGCCGTCGCAGCGGGTGAGTACGCCGGCATCTCGTTGACTCATCGCAATCTTGCTTCCGCTGTCGCGTTCATTACCGGTCATGAAGATCCGACAAAGTCGGAGTCCTCACTCGACTACAATCAGCTCGCGGCCTTTCGTGGAACACTCGTGTTTTACATGGGGTTGCACCGGCTACCGAAAATCGCGGCGGCTCTTATTGAAGCCGGTAAAGATCCGGCGACGCCCGCGTGTGTCATTAGTCGCGCCACAACCCCACTGCAACGAACGGTGACGGCTCCTCTCCAAGACTTACCGGAAACCGTCGCGGCAGCGATGCTGCAAGCACCGTCGTTGATCATTGTTGGCGAGTGCGTTTCCCAACGCGAGCAAATTGCTTGGTTTGAACGGAAGCCGTTGTTCGGGAAATCCATTGGCATTACCCGGCCAATCGGTCAAACCAAAGAACAAATCAGTCAGTGTCTCGCACTCGGGGCGCGGCCTGTCTTGCTGCCGACAATTGAAATCACATCGCCGGAAAATTGGCAAACCGTTGACGACACAATCGCCCGAATTGACAAGTTTGATTGGCTCATCTTCACGAGCACAAATGGCGTGCAATCGTATCTCGACCGACTTTGGCAGCTTGGTTACGATTCTCGACGATTGGCGAACGTCAAGATCGCTGCAATCGGTCCATCGACGGCGGGAAGCCTCGAAGCGTACCACTTGCGAGCCGATGTCGTTCCTGAGGAATACCGGGCCGAAGCTCTCGCTGAGTCCTTGAAGCCGCTCGCCGCCGGGCAGCGGGTGTTGTGGGCGGGGGCGAATCGCGGACGGGAAGTACTGATCGACGAATTGACCGCAATCGGTGCGACCGTGGAAAAACTGGTCGTCTACCACAACCACGATGCCACCACATTCCCCGAAGCCGAACAAGCGTTGCTGGAAGCCGGTGGAATCGATTGGATTGGCCTGAGCAGTCCGTCCATCGCCCGCAATCTTCGAGACATCCTTGGCAAAACGGCGGAGCAGCATCTTGGGAATCGAATTCGACTTGCCGCCATTAGTCCTGTGACGGCATCGGCGGCTGCGGAAGTCGGTCTTCCCGTCGCCACGGTTGCCACCGAATACACATGGCAAGGCATTTTCAACGCCATCCAAGCGTTCGAGGAATCATCGCCGTCGGAACCGGACTAA
- a CDS encoding sigma-70 family RNA polymerase sigma factor encodes MANSKSNEQEVFLRLFLEHEQALRGYVRALMVSREDSTEVMQDVAAVLWRKFDSQNPPVEFRSWAFGVARMQVREFYRDQGRDRHIFAEDVQALIEQQVNVQTRHSDRRQEALDECLAKLSSDQRELVDQAYVTGARIDELAKLRGRTPMALYKTLHRIRVALMECMQRQLAREELA; translated from the coding sequence ATGGCAAACTCGAAGTCGAATGAACAAGAAGTCTTTCTGAGGCTCTTTCTGGAGCACGAGCAGGCTTTGCGCGGGTACGTGCGAGCACTAATGGTGTCGCGTGAGGATTCGACCGAAGTCATGCAAGATGTGGCGGCGGTCCTTTGGCGAAAATTCGATTCCCAAAATCCGCCCGTGGAGTTCAGAAGCTGGGCGTTCGGAGTGGCCCGAATGCAAGTGCGAGAGTTTTATCGAGATCAGGGTCGGGATCGGCATATATTCGCCGAAGATGTGCAGGCATTGATCGAGCAGCAAGTGAATGTGCAAACGCGGCATTCAGACCGTCGACAGGAGGCGTTGGACGAATGTCTTGCCAAGCTGTCTTCCGATCAACGAGAGTTGGTGGACCAAGCCTACGTGACTGGGGCGCGGATCGACGAACTCGCCAAGCTGCGGGGACGCACACCGATGGCGCTCTATAAGACGCTTCATCGGATTCGTGTAGCACTGATGGAGTGTATGCAGCGGCAGTTGGCACGGGAGGAACTCGCATGA
- a CDS encoding FecR domain-containing protein → MNNITQQALELIGRHAEGLATAAESQELETLMRANPELVELHVKYFLLDDALVNRARETEGAVAQRNDAVVTPRPRQSTNLTVLKLMLVSVAMVLLGVAVFWRTDTSSTVRAIVVDADNLVLEGHTNQITAGESIDLGRIALQSGRLEVELESGVRLEMIAPFAGILIDSMQLRLLSGRLNADVGQRGQGFTVRTDAGDVIDLGTRFGIEADAGGECRVAVFSGEVELRPRCADGATEQRPTVRLTEGQAARFSALAGLRQWREVALAAKAAGISSQPYAGVVATIQDNLGTEKLHPFYGLVQGGMRSGAVAYTDKPRPAWWAVEGGKFPAFLEGADLIRTYHQFRWKRNYRLRLELRSSAEIFVLRDVREDAPNWLKSEFTDTGVRLRVGPWHPQFADEPGVLIQKGEPYLIAAVWRRVADAGVVELGSARADDGDALTIMYGLAVKPLSIKP, encoded by the coding sequence ATGAACAACATCACTCAACAGGCTTTGGAGTTGATCGGACGCCATGCGGAGGGACTTGCGACCGCCGCGGAATCGCAAGAACTCGAGACGCTCATGCGGGCGAATCCTGAGCTTGTGGAACTTCACGTTAAGTATTTCTTGCTTGATGACGCTTTGGTGAATCGGGCCCGAGAGACCGAAGGAGCTGTCGCCCAGCGGAACGATGCGGTGGTGACGCCACGTCCTCGGCAATCGACGAATCTGACGGTTCTGAAGTTGATGCTGGTTTCGGTTGCGATGGTGCTTCTTGGTGTGGCCGTCTTCTGGCGGACCGACACTTCAAGCACCGTTCGAGCAATTGTCGTCGATGCTGACAATCTTGTTTTGGAAGGTCACACCAACCAGATTACGGCGGGTGAGTCGATTGATCTTGGCCGCATCGCTTTGCAATCAGGCCGGTTGGAAGTTGAGCTTGAATCCGGTGTGCGACTGGAAATGATCGCCCCGTTTGCCGGGATACTGATCGATTCCATGCAACTTCGTTTGTTGAGTGGTCGTTTAAATGCCGACGTCGGCCAACGAGGGCAGGGCTTCACCGTGCGAACAGATGCCGGTGACGTGATCGATCTGGGCACGCGGTTTGGCATCGAAGCGGACGCTGGAGGGGAGTGTCGTGTTGCGGTGTTCTCTGGTGAAGTGGAACTTCGTCCGCGATGTGCCGACGGGGCGACGGAACAACGTCCAACGGTACGATTGACGGAAGGACAAGCAGCCCGCTTCTCCGCTTTGGCAGGACTGCGGCAGTGGCGGGAAGTCGCGCTCGCAGCGAAAGCCGCCGGGATTTCATCGCAACCGTATGCCGGCGTGGTCGCTACGATCCAAGATAATCTTGGAACGGAGAAACTCCATCCCTTCTACGGTTTGGTGCAGGGCGGAATGCGATCCGGAGCCGTGGCTTACACGGACAAACCGCGTCCCGCGTGGTGGGCCGTCGAGGGCGGCAAGTTTCCGGCGTTCTTGGAGGGGGCGGACTTGATTCGGACCTATCACCAGTTTCGCTGGAAACGGAATTACCGATTACGTTTGGAGCTTCGGAGTTCCGCGGAAATTTTCGTTCTTCGGGATGTTCGCGAGGATGCTCCGAATTGGCTGAAGTCGGAATTCACCGACACCGGCGTTCGACTTCGTGTCGGGCCATGGCATCCGCAATTTGCGGATGAGCCGGGCGTGCTGATTCAAAAGGGAGAGCCGTACTTGATCGCCGCAGTGTGGCGGCGGGTCGCGGATGCGGGCGTGGTCGAACTCGGCTCAGCACGAGCCGACGATGGCGATGCTCTGACAATCATGTACGGCTTGGCCGTCAAACCGCTTTCCATCAAACCTTGA